TGCGGATATTATCCGCCGCCTTCGGGGACTGTGAAAGACAAACGGAGGCTAATTCTCAGAGGTTTTTGTCCGCTCGTGCTCTGGGAATGAAACCCAAAAGCTGACTACGCTCGTAGAGGTTGCAGGAAGAACAGCTTTGGACGGGGAGTTCGACCCTCCCCCATCTCCACCAAAGAGACAGTCAATTGCATTTTGCCCTATAGACTACCGGCGGCTTGCACCAATTGTCCGGGCATGACGAGGCTGTCTACGTTGTGGCATGGCTGCCGCTAGACGGTGATTCTAAGTTCTTGAGACTAGTGTTTCACTGTGTGGCAGAAGACGTTAATCTGAGGCTCGTTATGCTATAATGCCGTTGCGAGGAGCTGACTCAAGAGCATTTCGCGTTAGGTTGGAAGAAAGAGAGCGACAACGTGATTACGGTTACGGACTTGGCGGCGGCTGAATTACAGCGGCTTATGACGGATAACGACATGGATGATGCCAAGCTGCGCATCTTTGTGCAGAGCGAGTGCGGCTGCGGCAAGGTGAACTTCGGCATGGGCTTCGACCAGCAGGTTGAAGATAACGATCAGGTGGTAGACTCTTCCGGGGTCGGGGTGGTGATGGATCCGCAGGCGTTCGCGGCGCTGGATGGCGCATCAGTAGAATTTGTGAGTGAAGGCGCGCGCCGCGGTTTTACCATAAGCGGGGTGGATACCGCCGGCTGAGGCGGCGGTAAATAGAAAGCCCGTGTAGGCTTTCACCAAGGCAAGATCGGACACTGAGGAGCATTCGGCTTTTCCTGGCTGAACAGGAAGCGGAATGCTCCTTTCGCTTTGTCGTCAGCAACGCGTCAGAAGTGTGCGGAATCTTGCGCTGCGGCCTGCCGTTGGCCATGATCTTGGAAAGGCGCGGTCCCAGGGGCAACAACTGCGGCGCTGCCGAAGATGTCGTGTATCCACACTGCAGCCCCTCACAGTCTGCCCATGCTGCTTGGCATCAGCGCGCTCCAGAGCGTGCCCTGCCATCCCCGGACCCTGGGCTCGCTGGAACACTTTCACCGCTCGCTCAGGTGCGAGGAGCTCACCGGCCGCAACTCTTCAATCCTCGCGCACTGCCGGCATGCATTCGACACCTGGCGCGACTTCGCAGACTGAGGGCAGCCTGATCAACCTGAAGCGCCTTCACTCTGCCCTCGATATTGAAACTCCGGTATTGCCAACAGGATCTACACGTCCGCGCGCCGGTCTTCCCAGGCATGCCAGTAGAGGGTCTCGATTTCCTCATGCGATGCTTGGCGGGGGTTGCTGGCAGCGTTGGGGTCTTGCGAGCCGTTGGCAACCATGTGGGGAAGCGCTTGGGACAATTGCTCTTTCGTTACCCCAACTTCCTGTAGTGATGCCGGTATGCCGGCCTGGGTACGCAGCTTTTTCAGGGCCTCGACGAGGCAGGCAATAGGTCTATCTCCGCCCAGGCCAAGCCGCGCGGCCAGGTCGGTGTAGAGAGTTGCGGCTGCCTGCGCGTTGAAGGCGACGACGTGCGGCAAGAGCAGCGCATTGGCGCGGCCATGGGAGATGCCGAAAGCCGGCGTGACTTGGTGCGAAAGCGCGTGGCACAGTCCCAGTCCGGCGCGCATGGTAGCGCCGGCCATGGTCGCGGCCACGTGCATCTCGGCGCGGGCCGGCGAGTTTTTTGACTGTTGCACGGAAGCGGGCAGGTGCGTCATGACTGCCGCAATCGCCGCGCTTGCCAGCCCTTGCGTCACGCGGTGGGATTCCACACAGGCGTACGATTCTACCGCATGCGCCAGCGCGTCGTAGCCGCTGTCTGCCGCCACGTGGGGCGGCATGGTGGCCGGCACGGCCGGA
This DNA window, taken from Chloroflexota bacterium, encodes the following:
- a CDS encoding iron-sulfur cluster assembly accessory protein produces the protein MITVTDLAAAELQRLMTDNDMDDAKLRIFVQSECGCGKVNFGMGFDQQVEDNDQVVDSSGVGVVMDPQAFAALDGASVEFVSEGARRGFTISGVDTAG
- a CDS encoding iron-containing alcohol dehydrogenase, which gives rise to MDIRSFSIATEIHLGDGALDVLPSLCGKRVMVVADPAMTQLGFTERVCGLARQAGAATTIFDAVEPDPSQETCAAGVALAEEFAPDTIVGLGGGSTLDVTKTIRAACETPNTSVPELVAAGFNPPPREAGRIACIAIPSTSGTGSEVSRGAVITETAAQPPVKRILFTGPPDAAILDPAVPATMPPHVAADSGYDALAHAVESYACVESHRVTQGLASAAIAAVMTHLPASVQQSKNSPARAEMHVAATMAGATMRAGLGLCHALSHQVTPAFGISHGRANALLLPHVVAFNAQAAATLYTDLAARLGLGGDRPIACLVEALKKLRTQAGIPASLQEVGVTKEQLSQALPHMVANGSQDPNAASNPRQASHEEIETLYWHAWEDRRADV